Proteins encoded together in one Planctomyces sp. SH-PL14 window:
- the glnT gene encoding type III glutamate--ammonia ligase, translated as MTLTQKASDLGLRYFLVSYSDLMGTPRAKLVPTAAIREIGEAGAAFAGFASWLDLTPADPDVFAIPDPDSLIPLPWKKEVGWVASDLWMNGRPLEQAPRNVLKRSLARAADLGYELKTGVECEFFLLTPDGEQIGDPQDSQPKPCYDQLALVRRYDLIAEICDAILDLGWEPYQNDHEDANGQFEINWKYSTALQTADRQTFFKYLVKSLAEKHGLRATFMPKPFAGLTGNGCHMHLSLWDRGPSGGGGKNLFGDAADPLGISELAYHFIGGVLHSAEPLAALINPTVNSYRRTRAPITASGSTWSPNTISYAGNNRTHMIRIPDAGRMELRLVDGAANPYLAAAAILEAGLDGIEHRRHPGPPMDFDVYQQPRTESLRQLPDNLLDALRALEGSAILRERLGTSFVQSYLKLKRAEWQDYSRHISAWERERTLDC; from the coding sequence ATGACTCTCACGCAAAAGGCGAGCGACCTCGGCCTCCGCTACTTCCTCGTCTCCTACTCCGACCTCATGGGAACGCCGCGGGCCAAGCTCGTCCCGACGGCGGCAATCCGCGAGATCGGCGAGGCGGGAGCGGCCTTCGCCGGCTTCGCCTCGTGGCTCGACCTGACGCCGGCTGATCCCGACGTCTTCGCCATCCCCGATCCCGACAGCCTCATCCCGCTGCCGTGGAAGAAGGAGGTGGGCTGGGTCGCCTCCGACCTGTGGATGAACGGCCGGCCGCTCGAACAGGCCCCTCGCAACGTCCTGAAGCGATCGCTCGCGCGGGCCGCGGACCTTGGCTACGAACTCAAGACCGGCGTCGAGTGCGAGTTCTTCCTCCTGACCCCCGACGGCGAGCAGATCGGCGACCCGCAGGACTCGCAGCCAAAACCCTGCTACGACCAGCTCGCCCTCGTCCGCCGCTATGACCTGATCGCCGAGATCTGCGACGCCATCCTCGACCTTGGCTGGGAGCCGTACCAGAACGACCACGAGGATGCGAACGGCCAGTTCGAGATCAACTGGAAGTACTCGACCGCCCTCCAGACCGCGGACCGGCAGACGTTCTTCAAGTACCTTGTGAAGTCGCTGGCCGAGAAGCACGGGCTGCGGGCGACCTTCATGCCCAAGCCGTTCGCCGGGTTGACCGGAAACGGCTGCCATATGCACCTCTCGCTGTGGGACCGCGGCCCGTCCGGAGGTGGCGGCAAGAACCTCTTCGGCGATGCCGCCGATCCGCTGGGGATCTCGGAGCTGGCGTACCACTTCATCGGCGGGGTTCTGCACTCGGCCGAGCCGCTCGCGGCCCTGATCAATCCGACGGTCAACTCCTACCGGCGGACCCGCGCCCCGATCACCGCCTCCGGATCGACCTGGTCCCCCAACACGATCAGCTACGCCGGGAACAACCGGACGCACATGATCCGCATTCCCGATGCCGGCCGGATGGAGCTGCGGCTCGTCGACGGCGCGGCGAATCCGTACCTGGCCGCTGCCGCGATCCTGGAAGCGGGGCTCGACGGCATCGAGCATCGCCGCCATCCCGGCCCGCCGATGGACTTCGATGTCTACCAGCAGCCGCGGACCGAATCGCTCCGGCAGCTCCCGGACAACCTCCTCGACGCCCTGCGGGCGCTCGAAGGGAGCGCGATCCTGCGGGAGCGTCTCGGAACCTCCTTCGTCCAGTCCTACCTCAAGCTGAAGCGGGCCGAATGGCAGGACTACAGCCGCCACATCTCCGCCTGGGAGCGAGAGCGGACGCTGGATTGCTGA
- a CDS encoding DUF72 domain-containing protein, which translates to MHFFVGTSGYAYKEWKGSFYPPKMPPAQMLGFYAERFGTVEINNTFYRMPEPSVVESWKTQVPASFRFVLKAPQAITHRKRLKGAEDDTEMFLEAAAVLGKQRGPLLFQLPPNMKKDLERLDSFLDLVGKRAPLAFEFRHESWFEDDVLALLRKHACTLCVADTDELPAPEIVATADWGYLRLRRAEYTREDLETWLERIRKQKWKDAYVFFKHEDTGTAPQFATTFLECLAAS; encoded by the coding sequence ATGCACTTCTTCGTCGGCACGAGCGGCTACGCGTATAAGGAATGGAAGGGCTCGTTCTATCCCCCCAAGATGCCGCCGGCCCAGATGCTGGGCTTCTACGCGGAGCGGTTCGGGACGGTGGAGATCAACAACACCTTCTACCGGATGCCGGAACCGAGCGTCGTCGAGTCGTGGAAGACGCAGGTCCCGGCCTCGTTCCGGTTCGTCCTGAAAGCCCCGCAGGCGATCACGCATCGCAAGCGGCTGAAGGGGGCGGAAGACGACACCGAGATGTTCCTGGAGGCGGCGGCCGTCCTCGGAAAGCAGCGCGGCCCGCTGCTGTTCCAGTTGCCTCCCAACATGAAGAAGGATCTCGAGCGGCTCGACAGCTTTCTCGATCTCGTCGGGAAGCGGGCGCCGCTCGCCTTTGAGTTCCGGCACGAGAGCTGGTTCGAAGACGATGTCCTGGCCCTCCTCCGGAAACACGCGTGCACGCTGTGCGTCGCCGACACCGACGAGCTTCCGGCCCCCGAAATCGTCGCCACCGCGGACTGGGGCTACCTCCGTCTCCGCCGCGCGGAGTACACCCGCGAGGACCTGGAAACGTGGCTCGAACGAATCCGCAAGCAGAAGTGGAAAGACGCCTACGTCTTCTTCAAGCACGAGGACACGGGAACCGCCCCCCAGTTCGCGACCACCTTCCTCGAATGCCTCGCGGCCAGCTGA
- a CDS encoding DNA polymerase beta superfamily protein: MTIDPRLHRQVAEHRYPLLFATISGAHLYGFPSPDSDFDLRGAHRLPLAEVVGLFDRRETVEKSGIHDGLEIDLVTHDVAKFFGLLLKKNGYVLEQVLSPLVVLTTPEHEELKSIARGCVTRHHAHHYLGFAETQWTLFRKTDPPRVKPLLYVYRVLLTGIHLMQTGEVEANLVRLNETARLSHVDDLIVRKTAGPEKGELDRADLAFHEREYERLRGELRQAFEQTTLPEVPAGSAALNDLLVRVRLQERE; the protein is encoded by the coding sequence ATGACGATCGATCCGCGGCTGCACCGGCAGGTGGCCGAACATCGCTATCCGCTGCTCTTCGCCACGATCAGCGGCGCGCACCTCTACGGCTTCCCGTCGCCCGACTCCGACTTCGACCTGCGAGGCGCGCACCGGTTGCCGCTGGCGGAGGTCGTGGGGCTCTTTGACCGCCGGGAGACCGTCGAGAAGTCGGGGATTCATGACGGCCTGGAGATCGACCTTGTGACGCATGACGTCGCCAAGTTCTTCGGGCTGCTGCTGAAGAAGAACGGGTATGTGCTGGAGCAGGTCCTCTCTCCGCTCGTCGTCCTGACGACGCCGGAGCACGAGGAGCTGAAGAGCATCGCCCGCGGCTGCGTCACGCGGCACCACGCGCACCACTACCTCGGCTTTGCCGAGACGCAGTGGACGCTGTTCCGTAAGACCGACCCGCCGCGGGTGAAACCGCTGCTGTACGTGTACCGCGTTCTGTTGACGGGCATCCACCTGATGCAGACGGGGGAGGTCGAGGCGAATCTGGTCCGGCTCAACGAGACGGCGCGGCTGTCGCATGTTGACGACCTCATCGTCCGGAAGACGGCCGGTCCGGAGAAGGGGGAACTCGACCGTGCGGACCTGGCGTTCCATGAACGGGAGTATGAGCGGCTGCGGGGTGAGCTGCGGCAGGCGTTTGAGCAGACGACGCTGCCGGAGGTTCCGGCCGGGAGCGCCGCGCTGAACGATCTGCTGGTGCGGGTCCGTCTTCAGGAGCGGGAGTGA
- a CDS encoding DNA polymerase beta superfamily protein, whose translation MTDPNPNSRPFLHSAGTQVVVLRDVSGRGSRTLHPQGAVGVVVRAPSDLDHAYRVRFPDGVEESFGHDELIPLAEYKAGAIGDTAVSAARSDLYERVILKCVIGSRAYGLEGPDSDTDYRGVFLPSAELQWSLYGVPEQIERDATQEHYWEVQRFLVLALKANPNVLECLYSPLVESATPLGEELLAMREIFLSRLVYQTYNGYVLSQFKKMQADLRNQGAVKWKHVMHLIRLLIAGIRVLREGRVPVRVEEHRDRLLTIRRGEMPWDETERWRRSLHEEFDAALTQSTLPERPDYERANAFLIRARRAALQETLP comes from the coding sequence ATGACCGACCCGAATCCGAACTCCCGACCCTTCCTGCACTCGGCCGGCACGCAGGTCGTCGTCCTGCGGGACGTCTCCGGCCGCGGCTCGCGGACGCTCCACCCCCAGGGAGCCGTCGGGGTCGTGGTCCGCGCCCCGTCCGATCTCGATCACGCCTATCGGGTCCGGTTTCCGGACGGCGTGGAGGAGTCGTTCGGTCACGACGAGCTCATCCCGCTGGCGGAGTACAAGGCGGGAGCCATCGGCGACACGGCCGTCTCGGCGGCCCGGAGCGACCTGTACGAGCGGGTGATCCTGAAGTGCGTCATCGGCTCGCGAGCCTATGGGCTCGAGGGGCCGGACTCCGACACGGACTACCGCGGCGTGTTCCTGCCGTCGGCGGAACTGCAGTGGTCGCTGTACGGCGTGCCGGAGCAGATCGAACGCGATGCGACGCAGGAACACTACTGGGAGGTCCAGCGGTTCCTCGTCCTGGCGCTGAAGGCGAACCCGAACGTGCTGGAGTGTCTCTATTCCCCGCTCGTCGAGTCCGCGACGCCCCTGGGAGAGGAACTGCTGGCGATGCGGGAAATCTTTCTCTCCCGGCTCGTTTACCAGACCTACAACGGCTACGTCCTCTCGCAGTTCAAGAAGATGCAGGCGGACCTCCGGAACCAGGGGGCGGTGAAGTGGAAACACGTCATGCACCTGATCCGCCTCCTGATCGCCGGGATCCGGGTCCTGCGGGAGGGGCGAGTTCCTGTTCGGGTCGAGGAGCACCGCGACCGGCTCCTCACGATCCGCCGGGGTGAGATGCCGTGGGACGAGACCGAGCGGTGGCGGCGGTCGCTGCACGAAGAGTTTGATGCCGCCCTGACGCAGTCGACGCTCCCCGAGCGTCCCGACTACGAGCGGGCGAACGCCTTCCTCATCCGGGCCCGCCGGGCCGCCCTTCAGGAGACCCTGCCATGA
- the solA gene encoding N-methyl-L-tryptophan oxidase encodes MERHWGVIVIGLGGMGSAACVELARRGVRVLGLEQHAAAHDRGSSHGETRIIRQCYFEHPDYVPLLLRAYELWGRLEQDSGRRLYRQTGLLISGTPDGEAVAGARDAARKHGLPLHDLSAAEVAQRFPWFRSPEGHAAVFEERAGYLAVEECVRAHWQVARAAGAELREREPVVDWQATDSGVVVRTAQGTYEADRLIIAAGAWSGPLLRDLDVTLRVVRKVSGWFPIAGPMVHPDTACPTYYFELDDGAFYGFPSLDGATIKVAEHSGGEPVADPATVDRTVRPDDVASLQRFLSRVVPEAATTPARTSVCLYTLSADHHFVIDRHPAHSRVVFAAGFSGHGFKFCPVIGEVLADLALNGATALPIGFLGLSRFESGGELPL; translated from the coding sequence GTGGAGCGGCATTGGGGCGTCATTGTGATCGGACTCGGCGGGATGGGGAGCGCCGCCTGCGTCGAACTGGCCCGCCGCGGCGTGCGGGTCCTGGGGCTCGAACAGCACGCGGCGGCTCACGACCGGGGGAGCTCGCACGGCGAAACGCGGATCATCCGGCAGTGCTACTTCGAACATCCGGACTATGTGCCGCTCCTCCTGCGGGCCTACGAACTCTGGGGGCGGCTGGAGCAGGATTCCGGCCGCCGACTCTACCGGCAGACGGGGCTGCTGATCTCCGGGACGCCCGACGGCGAAGCGGTCGCGGGGGCCCGGGACGCGGCCCGGAAGCATGGACTTCCGCTCCACGACCTCTCCGCCGCGGAGGTCGCCCAGCGTTTTCCGTGGTTCCGCAGTCCCGAGGGGCATGCGGCGGTGTTCGAGGAACGGGCCGGATACCTGGCGGTCGAGGAGTGCGTCCGGGCGCACTGGCAGGTGGCCCGCGCCGCGGGGGCCGAGTTGCGGGAGCGGGAGCCGGTCGTCGACTGGCAGGCGACTGATTCGGGAGTCGTCGTCCGCACGGCGCAGGGAACGTACGAGGCCGACCGGCTCATCATTGCCGCCGGGGCCTGGTCGGGGCCGCTCCTGCGGGATCTCGATGTGACACTGAGAGTGGTCCGCAAAGTTTCCGGCTGGTTTCCGATTGCCGGCCCGATGGTTCATCCCGACACCGCCTGTCCGACCTACTACTTCGAACTCGATGACGGTGCGTTCTACGGTTTCCCGAGCCTCGACGGGGCGACGATCAAGGTGGCGGAACACAGCGGCGGGGAGCCGGTCGCCGATCCGGCCACTGTCGATCGGACGGTGCGGCCCGATGATGTCGCTTCGCTCCAGCGGTTCCTGAGCCGCGTCGTCCCCGAGGCCGCCACGACTCCCGCGCGGACGTCGGTCTGCCTGTACACGCTCTCGGCCGATCACCACTTCGTGATCGACCGGCATCCGGCTCATTCACGCGTCGTCTTCGCCGCAGGCTTCTCCGGTCACGGATTCAAGTTCTGCCCGGTCATCGGCGAAGTGCTGGCCGACCTGGCGCTCAACGGAGCAACGGCGCTCCCCATCGGCTTCCTGGGACTTTCGCGATTTGAATCCGGTGGCGAATTGCCTTTGTGA
- a CDS encoding PQQ-binding-like beta-propeller repeat protein: MRGAITGTLVLGLGVGGAVAGDPALDWPQFRGPAGTGVAETQKPPVEFGPEKNVLWKVAAPSGYSSPILVGDLLVMTAFDEGKLYTVAYRRADGQEVWRTEAPAKEIEPYHKTEGSPAASTPVTDGKRIVSYFGSCGLFCYDLAGKQLWHFATPLAATPGDFGTGTSPILADGVVILVRDETKDARIYAISLESGNVLWERPRQSPSAFTTPVLWDTPQGKQIVAAGFGRMIGYDLKTGEEVWSVAGMPSACCTTPVISGGMLYFAGWSPGDAEDKEFQMPSFDTFLKEGDANQDGQLSREESEKTSIKGFFDSNDANKDQILTRDEWDTVIKFMSASKNSAFALKPGGKGDVTTSHVVWKASKGLPYVPSAIVYKDQYILVKDGGLVTIYDTKSGDVRYQGRAVRGGRYYSSPVAANGLVYMATLDEGGFTVIRPTDGKPEQVAQNPPLEERVAATPVIADNTLYVRTAGHLYAFRDQASRN, from the coding sequence ATGAGAGGCGCGATCACTGGGACGCTGGTGTTGGGGCTGGGTGTTGGTGGGGCGGTCGCGGGGGATCCCGCGCTGGACTGGCCGCAGTTCCGGGGTCCGGCCGGCACCGGCGTGGCCGAGACGCAGAAGCCTCCGGTCGAGTTCGGGCCGGAAAAGAACGTCCTGTGGAAAGTCGCCGCCCCCAGCGGCTACTCCTCTCCGATCCTGGTCGGAGACCTCCTCGTCATGACCGCCTTCGACGAAGGAAAGCTCTACACGGTCGCTTACCGCCGCGCAGACGGTCAGGAAGTCTGGCGGACCGAAGCTCCGGCCAAAGAGATCGAGCCGTATCACAAGACGGAGGGGAGCCCTGCCGCCTCGACCCCCGTGACCGACGGGAAGCGGATCGTCAGCTACTTCGGATCGTGCGGACTCTTCTGCTACGACCTCGCCGGGAAGCAGCTCTGGCACTTCGCCACCCCGCTGGCCGCCACGCCGGGCGACTTCGGCACCGGCACCTCCCCGATCCTGGCCGACGGCGTTGTCATCCTGGTCCGCGACGAAACGAAGGACGCCCGGATCTACGCGATCTCGCTGGAGTCGGGCAACGTCCTGTGGGAACGCCCCCGGCAGTCCCCTTCCGCCTTTACGACCCCGGTGCTGTGGGACACGCCGCAGGGGAAACAGATCGTGGCGGCGGGCTTCGGGCGGATGATCGGCTATGACCTCAAGACCGGAGAAGAGGTCTGGTCCGTCGCCGGTATGCCTTCGGCCTGCTGCACCACGCCTGTCATTTCTGGCGGCATGCTGTACTTCGCCGGGTGGTCGCCGGGGGACGCGGAGGACAAGGAGTTCCAGATGCCGTCGTTCGACACGTTCCTGAAGGAAGGGGACGCCAACCAGGACGGGCAGCTCTCCCGCGAGGAGTCGGAGAAGACCTCGATCAAGGGCTTCTTCGATTCCAACGACGCGAACAAGGACCAAATCCTGACTCGAGACGAGTGGGACACCGTCATCAAGTTCATGTCCGCTTCGAAGAACAGCGCTTTCGCCCTGAAGCCCGGCGGCAAAGGGGACGTGACGACCTCGCATGTCGTCTGGAAGGCGAGCAAGGGTTTGCCGTATGTCCCCTCGGCGATCGTCTACAAGGACCAGTACATCCTGGTGAAAGACGGCGGCCTCGTGACGATCTACGACACGAAGTCGGGGGACGTCCGCTACCAGGGTCGGGCGGTCCGCGGAGGACGGTACTACTCCTCGCCGGTCGCGGCGAACGGCCTCGTCTACATGGCGACGCTGGACGAAGGTGGCTTCACGGTGATCCGGCCGACGGACGGCAAGCCTGAGCAGGTCGCCCAGAATCCTCCGCTGGAGGAGCGCGTCGCCGCGACGCCGGTCATCGCGGACAACACGCTCTACGTCCGGACCGCCGGGCACCTCTATGCCTTCCGGGACCAGGCCTCGCGAAACTGA
- a CDS encoding fatty acid desaturase, with protein MGFRWLLPALTGKLAGAAMDATVAADGDARDMGTAGLLGRNALDIAIVRSLSLRSDLHGLARFGAHLAVMALTGLLVWWTRPNWWLTVPAMVLHGFTLVTMFAPMHECVHRTAFASRWLNEVFGWLAGLLSFYNFTYYRYYHTWHHRYTQDPDRDPELMTPKPRNRWEYLSELSGLGFWFYRPLLFFRLATGQIGRYPFLPADSRSRVALSAALQLSIYVAGIVSIALGYDFALLYFFLPAMLAQPLLRAILIAEHTGCSDDENGLTNTRTTLTNGFIRLLMWNMPYHTEHHLYPSIPFYQLPRAHRELKERLTHVAPSYVAANRTILDTLTPQPPAPASSQTP; from the coding sequence ATGGGTTTTCGTTGGCTGCTCCCCGCTCTCACCGGGAAGCTCGCCGGAGCCGCTATGGATGCCACCGTCGCCGCCGATGGGGACGCCCGGGATATGGGGACCGCCGGACTCCTGGGCCGGAACGCGCTCGACATCGCCATCGTCCGCTCCCTCAGCCTCCGCTCCGATCTCCACGGACTGGCACGGTTCGGAGCCCATCTGGCAGTGATGGCCCTCACGGGACTGCTCGTCTGGTGGACCCGGCCGAACTGGTGGCTCACCGTCCCCGCCATGGTCCTCCACGGCTTCACCCTCGTGACGATGTTCGCCCCGATGCACGAGTGCGTCCACCGGACCGCCTTCGCCTCGCGGTGGCTCAACGAAGTCTTCGGCTGGCTGGCCGGACTCCTGAGCTTCTACAACTTCACCTACTACCGCTACTACCACACCTGGCATCACCGCTACACGCAGGACCCCGACCGCGACCCGGAGCTCATGACCCCCAAGCCGCGGAACCGGTGGGAATACCTATCAGAGCTCAGCGGCCTCGGCTTCTGGTTCTATCGCCCGCTCCTCTTCTTCCGCCTCGCCACGGGACAGATCGGACGGTACCCGTTCCTGCCCGCCGACTCCCGATCACGCGTCGCTCTCTCGGCCGCGCTGCAGCTCTCAATCTATGTTGCCGGAATCGTCTCGATCGCGCTCGGCTACGACTTTGCCCTGCTCTACTTCTTCCTCCCGGCGATGCTGGCCCAGCCGTTGCTACGGGCGATCCTGATCGCCGAGCACACCGGCTGCAGCGACGACGAGAACGGTCTGACGAACACCCGCACGACGCTGACGAACGGCTTCATCCGGCTCCTGATGTGGAACATGCCCTACCACACCGAACACCACCTCTACCCGTCGATCCCGTTTTATCAGCTCCCCCGCGCTCACCGGGAGCTCAAGGAAAGACTCACCCACGTCGCCCCGAGCTACGTCGCAGCCAACCGGACGATCCTCGACACGCTGACTCCCCAGCCACCAGCGCCTGCCTCCTCACAGACGCCCTAA
- a CDS encoding alpha/beta fold hydrolase encodes MPVHTLTLPNFRLQSGWTLPEATLVYATYGELNRDRSNAILYPTSYAAQHPDVDWLVGPGKILDSSRYFVVIPNMFGNGLSSSPSNLPEPFGGPRSPVFTHVDNVAAQFRLVTEELGIERLALAYGWSMGGQQTLHWGALHPERVERIAALCTSARTSVHNLVFLEGLRAALTCDPAWNGERFTARPERGLRAFARVYAGWALSQAFYRKRAYEEYGYGSLEDFLIRDWEASFLRRDAANLLSMIETWKRSDVSDNALFGGDLDRALGAIRAKTLIMPGTHDLYFTPDDARADAERIPRAEFRPIPSIWGHRAGNPSKNPADQDFIKAAIAELLSR; translated from the coding sequence ATGCCCGTCCACACGCTGACGCTGCCGAACTTCCGCCTGCAGTCCGGATGGACGCTCCCGGAAGCAACGCTCGTCTACGCGACCTACGGGGAGCTGAACCGCGACCGGTCGAACGCGATCCTCTATCCCACGTCCTACGCGGCCCAGCACCCCGATGTCGACTGGCTCGTCGGGCCGGGGAAGATCCTCGATTCCTCGCGGTACTTCGTCGTCATTCCGAATATGTTCGGGAACGGCCTCTCCTCGTCGCCGAGCAACCTGCCGGAGCCGTTCGGCGGGCCGCGCAGTCCGGTCTTTACGCACGTCGACAACGTCGCCGCGCAGTTCCGCCTCGTCACGGAAGAGCTCGGCATCGAGCGGCTCGCTCTGGCGTACGGCTGGTCGATGGGGGGACAGCAGACGCTCCACTGGGGAGCGCTCCATCCGGAACGGGTCGAGCGGATCGCGGCCCTCTGCACATCAGCGAGGACGTCGGTCCACAATCTGGTCTTCCTGGAGGGTCTCCGGGCCGCCCTGACCTGCGATCCGGCGTGGAATGGCGAGCGGTTTACGGCCCGGCCCGAGCGGGGACTGCGGGCGTTCGCCCGGGTCTATGCCGGGTGGGCGCTGTCTCAGGCGTTCTACCGGAAGCGGGCCTACGAGGAGTATGGCTACGGCTCGCTCGAAGACTTCCTCATCCGCGACTGGGAGGCGAGCTTCCTCCGCCGGGACGCGGCGAACCTCCTGTCGATGATCGAGACCTGGAAGCGGTCCGATGTCAGCGACAACGCCCTCTTCGGCGGCGACCTCGACCGGGCGCTCGGCGCCATCCGGGCGAAGACGCTCATCATGCCGGGGACGCACGACCTCTATTTCACTCCGGACGACGCCCGAGCGGACGCGGAGCGGATCCCCCGCGCCGAGTTCCGGCCGATCCCGTCGATCTGGGGACACCGCGCGGGAAACCCCTCCAAGAACCCGGCGGATCAGGACTTCATCAAGGCGGCGATTGCCGAACTGCTGTCGCGCTAA
- a CDS encoding FG-GAP repeat domain-containing protein: MSRSSAPPHRWLRLFLSLSLLFSLPVGCGPSASDPRKVESAASAPDAPPAETEAEEPIVLPATAASTLPHPSPIRFTHVTDESGVDFRYYGGPSADCEMTEQNGGGIGILDFDQDGVADLFFSNGSTTRQPAAFPHTQRLYRGLGAMRYRDATSVSGVEGYGFGQGVAAGDLNGDGFPDLYIARYGASQLLLNCGDGTFEDATATAGVTNDRWGTSPAFADLDDDGLLDLYAVNYVDWSPGSPPCSLPYEPPVRISCPPTMLPGQPDRLYRNRGDGTFEDIGPSAGVAVEESGKGLAVGIADLNGDDRLDVYVANDTTPNFLFVNQGDGTFVDEAVVQGVALSHDGTAGSSMGVAIGDFDGEDGQGFDIAVTNFLHQPNDLFQNLGPAGDRAGGGFLAVNSRTGLDIVSRPFLKFGIAFSDLDLDTRPDLLIANGHIWDLTHLPLNYAYRMPSQVLRNRDGTRFDDASSAAGEFFKKSWLARSLAVGDLDNDGDPDVVMGLLFDAPALLRNDTERVGRSARVKLIGTGTARQPLGRRVEWTSGGPRLAMPVPAGGSFQATHNDLLLLTTSRAGAESIDEVVVRWGPGRSERWTNLATDRLHALREGTGEPAPPAASPASALRPKLELR, from the coding sequence GTGAGCCGCTCCTCTGCTCCGCCGCATCGCTGGCTCCGTCTGTTCCTGTCACTCTCGCTTCTGTTCTCGCTCCCGGTCGGATGCGGCCCCTCCGCCAGCGATCCCCGGAAGGTCGAGTCCGCGGCCAGCGCCCCGGATGCTCCTCCCGCCGAGACCGAAGCGGAGGAACCGATCGTGCTCCCGGCGACGGCGGCCTCCACGCTTCCTCACCCGTCGCCCATCCGGTTCACCCATGTCACGGACGAGTCCGGCGTCGACTTCCGCTACTACGGCGGCCCTTCGGCCGACTGCGAAATGACGGAGCAGAACGGCGGCGGGATCGGGATCCTGGACTTCGATCAGGACGGCGTCGCGGACCTCTTCTTTTCGAACGGTTCCACCACGCGGCAGCCGGCGGCGTTCCCCCACACCCAGCGGCTCTACCGCGGCCTGGGAGCGATGCGGTACCGCGACGCGACCTCCGTCAGCGGTGTCGAGGGGTACGGCTTTGGCCAGGGGGTCGCGGCCGGGGATCTCAACGGCGACGGCTTCCCGGACCTCTACATCGCCCGCTACGGCGCGAGCCAGCTCCTGCTCAATTGCGGCGACGGGACATTTGAGGACGCGACGGCGACGGCGGGGGTGACGAACGACCGCTGGGGAACGAGCCCCGCCTTCGCCGACCTCGACGACGACGGCCTCCTCGACCTGTACGCCGTCAACTACGTCGACTGGTCGCCCGGCAGCCCCCCCTGCTCCCTCCCCTACGAACCGCCGGTCCGGATCTCCTGCCCGCCGACGATGCTGCCGGGCCAGCCCGACCGCCTCTATCGGAATCGCGGAGACGGGACGTTCGAAGACATCGGGCCGTCCGCCGGCGTCGCCGTCGAGGAGTCCGGCAAGGGGCTGGCGGTCGGGATCGCGGACCTGAACGGAGACGACCGGCTGGATGTCTATGTCGCCAACGACACCACGCCGAACTTCCTGTTCGTCAATCAGGGGGACGGGACGTTCGTCGACGAGGCGGTCGTGCAGGGGGTGGCGCTGAGCCACGACGGCACCGCCGGTTCCAGCATGGGGGTCGCGATCGGCGACTTCGACGGCGAAGACGGACAGGGCTTCGACATCGCCGTGACGAACTTTCTCCACCAGCCGAATGACCTGTTCCAGAACCTCGGTCCGGCGGGAGACAGAGCGGGCGGCGGCTTCCTCGCCGTGAATTCCCGGACGGGGCTCGACATCGTCTCCCGCCCGTTCCTCAAGTTCGGGATCGCCTTCTCCGATCTGGACCTCGACACGCGGCCCGACCTCCTGATCGCCAACGGGCACATCTGGGACCTGACCCACCTGCCGCTCAACTACGCCTACCGGATGCCCTCACAGGTCCTGAGGAACCGGGACGGGACCCGCTTCGACGATGCTTCGTCCGCGGCGGGAGAGTTCTTCAAGAAGTCGTGGCTGGCCCGCTCACTGGCCGTCGGCGACCTCGACAACGATGGCGACCCCGATGTCGTGATGGGACTGCTCTTCGATGCCCCGGCCCTGCTGAGGAACGACACCGAGCGCGTCGGACGGTCCGCCCGCGTGAAGCTGATCGGAACCGGCACCGCCCGGCAGCCGCTCGGACGGCGGGTCGAGTGGACCTCCGGCGGCCCCCGCCTCGCCATGCCGGTCCCGGCGGGCGGAAGCTTTCAGGCGACGCACAACGACCTGCTCCTCCTGACGACCTCACGGGCCGGCGCGGAATCGATCGACGAAGTCGTGGTCCGCTGGGGCCCCGGCCGCAGTGAGCGATGGACAAATCTCGCGACAGACCGGCTCCACGCTCTCCGGGAGGGGACCGGCGAACCGGCTCCCCCCGCTGCCTCACCCGCTTCTGCCCTGCGGCCAAAACTCGAACTGCGCTGA